A genomic stretch from Caulobacter sp. FWC2 includes:
- a CDS encoding L-rhamnose mutarotase, with protein MRKIATRMRLKPGRLDEYRRRHDALWPELEALLKSCGISDYSIHHDPETNALFAVMWCATPERLDDLPAHPVMRRWWGSMAPLMEVNPDKSPVSVALDTLFHLA; from the coding sequence ATGCGCAAGATCGCCACCCGCATGCGGCTCAAGCCCGGCCGGCTGGACGAGTACCGCCGCCGGCACGACGCCCTGTGGCCGGAACTCGAGGCGCTGCTGAAGAGCTGCGGGATCTCCGACTATTCCATCCACCATGACCCAGAGACCAACGCCCTGTTCGCCGTGATGTGGTGCGCCACGCCCGAGCGGCTCGACGACCTGCCCGCCCATCCGGTGATGCGGCGCTGGTGGGGATCCATGGCGCCGCTGATGGAAGTCAATCCGGACAAATCGCCGGTCAGCGTCGCGCTGGACACCCTGTTCCACCTCGCCTGA
- a CDS encoding amidohydrolase produces MGALPFVDAHIHLWDLTRIRYPWLTPPFDDTGPNGSVEAIAHTYLLDDYLADAKAWNVVGAVHADAGAEGASALEETRWLQALSDARGLPSGLVAFAALDAPDVEALLEAHAAHRSVRGIRHIVNWHADPQRTYTQRDVTGDPAWRAGFGLLAKHGLSFDLQCYPGQMLGLVDLFAAHPDTPVMINHAGMPVETDEAGKTQWREGMKALAALPQVSTKLSGFGFVHRRWTQDQIRPYILEAIDIFGADRCMFASDVPTDKLFGSLDRHLTAYAAITAGFSEDERRDLFGRNANRLYRLGLDL; encoded by the coding sequence ATGGGCGCCCTGCCCTTCGTCGATGCGCACATCCACCTGTGGGACCTCACGCGCATCCGCTATCCCTGGCTGACGCCGCCGTTCGACGACACCGGTCCGAACGGCAGCGTCGAGGCGATCGCGCACACCTATCTGCTGGACGACTATCTGGCCGACGCCAAGGCCTGGAACGTCGTCGGGGCGGTGCATGCGGATGCGGGGGCGGAAGGCGCGTCAGCGCTGGAAGAGACCCGCTGGCTGCAGGCGCTGTCGGACGCGCGCGGCCTGCCCAGCGGCCTCGTCGCCTTCGCCGCCCTGGACGCGCCGGACGTCGAGGCGCTGCTGGAGGCCCATGCGGCCCATCGCAGCGTCCGGGGCATTCGCCACATCGTCAACTGGCACGCCGATCCGCAGCGCACCTACACCCAGCGCGACGTGACCGGCGACCCGGCCTGGCGCGCGGGCTTTGGCCTGCTGGCAAAGCACGGCCTGTCGTTCGACCTGCAGTGCTATCCCGGACAGATGCTGGGCCTGGTGGACCTGTTCGCCGCCCATCCCGACACGCCGGTGATGATCAACCACGCCGGCATGCCGGTGGAGACCGACGAGGCCGGCAAGACCCAGTGGCGCGAGGGCATGAAGGCCCTGGCCGCCCTGCCCCAGGTCTCGACCAAGCTCTCGGGCTTCGGCTTCGTCCATCGCCGGTGGACGCAGGATCAGATCCGCCCCTACATCCTGGAGGCCATCGACATCTTCGGCGCCGACCGCTGCATGTTCGCCAGCGACGTGCCGACCGACAAGCTGTTCGGCAGCCTTGACAGACACCTGACCGCCTATGCCGCCATCACCGCCGGCTTCAGCGAGGACGAGCGCCGCGACCTGTTCGGCCGTAACGCCAACCGCCTCTATCGCCTGGGCCTGGACCTCTGA
- a CDS encoding SDR family NAD(P)-dependent oxidoreductase produces the protein MSTTHASPYFGRFAGRCAVVTGGASGLGKAVAARIVAEGGKVALWDLDATTLEAVGLEIGASHTVALDVSDQAAVAEAAKTSNEALGKIDILVASAGITGATVPVHEFPVDSWKRVIDINLNGIFYCCRETVPYMLAGGYGRIVNVASVAGKEGNPNASAYSASKAGVIGLTKSLGKELATKGVIANALTPATFESPILEQLPKSQVDYMRGKIPMGRLGEVRESAAMVCFMASEECSFTTAATFDTSGGRTTF, from the coding sequence GTGAGCACTACCCACGCCTCTCCCTATTTCGGCCGCTTCGCCGGCCGCTGCGCGGTCGTGACGGGCGGGGCCTCCGGCCTCGGCAAGGCGGTCGCCGCGCGCATCGTCGCCGAGGGCGGCAAGGTCGCCCTGTGGGACCTGGACGCGACGACCCTGGAAGCGGTTGGCCTTGAGATCGGCGCCAGCCACACCGTGGCGCTCGACGTCTCCGACCAGGCGGCCGTCGCCGAGGCCGCCAAGACCTCGAACGAAGCCCTGGGCAAGATCGACATCCTGGTCGCCTCGGCCGGCATCACCGGCGCCACCGTGCCGGTGCACGAGTTCCCGGTCGACAGCTGGAAGCGCGTGATCGACATCAACCTGAACGGCATCTTCTACTGCTGCCGCGAAACGGTGCCGTACATGCTGGCGGGCGGCTACGGCCGGATCGTCAACGTGGCCTCGGTGGCCGGCAAGGAAGGCAACCCCAACGCCAGCGCCTATTCGGCGTCGAAGGCCGGGGTCATCGGCCTCACCAAGTCGCTGGGCAAGGAGCTGGCCACCAAGGGCGTGATCGCCAACGCCCTCACTCCCGCCACCTTCGAGAGCCCGATCCTGGAGCAACTGCCGAAGAGCCAGGTCGACTACATGCGCGGTAAGATCCCCATGGGTCGCCTGGGCGAGGTGCGCGAGAGCGCCGCGATGGTCTGCTTCATGGCCAGCGAGGAATGCAGCTTCACCACCGCCGCCACCTTCGACACTTCCGGCGGCCGGACCACCTTCTGA
- a CDS encoding fumarylacetoacetate hydrolase family protein encodes MKLLRYGPKGAEKPGLLDAEGQIRDLSGHVADITGAQLSPASLKALAAIDPASLPLVEGSPRYGVPVNGVSKFIAVGLNFADHAAESNLPIPEEPVLFTKAVSCLTGPNDPVMIPKGSLKTDWEVELGVVIGTRARYVSEAEALDYVAGYVLINDVSERAFQIERGGTWDKGKGCDTFGPVGPWMVTSDEVGDPQNLGMWLDVNGQRKQDGSSKTMIFPISKLVSYISEFMTLEPGDLITTGTPPGVGMGQKPEPVYLKAGDEIRLGIEKLGEQRQIVVAWTQEGVQ; translated from the coding sequence ATGAAACTGCTCCGCTACGGTCCCAAGGGCGCCGAAAAGCCCGGCCTGCTCGACGCTGAAGGCCAGATCCGCGACCTGTCGGGCCACGTCGCCGACATCACCGGCGCCCAGCTGTCGCCGGCCAGCCTCAAGGCCCTGGCGGCCATCGACCCGGCCTCGCTGCCGCTCGTCGAAGGCTCGCCCCGCTACGGCGTGCCAGTCAACGGCGTCAGCAAGTTCATCGCCGTGGGCCTGAACTTCGCCGACCACGCCGCCGAGTCGAACCTGCCGATCCCCGAGGAGCCGGTGCTGTTCACCAAGGCCGTCAGCTGCCTGACCGGTCCGAACGACCCGGTGATGATCCCCAAGGGCTCGCTGAAGACCGACTGGGAGGTCGAACTCGGCGTCGTGATCGGCACGCGCGCCCGCTACGTCAGCGAAGCCGAGGCCCTGGACTACGTGGCCGGCTATGTCCTGATCAACGACGTCTCCGAGCGCGCCTTCCAGATCGAGCGCGGCGGCACCTGGGACAAGGGTAAGGGTTGCGACACCTTCGGTCCGGTCGGTCCTTGGATGGTCACCTCGGACGAGGTCGGCGACCCGCAGAACCTCGGCATGTGGCTGGACGTCAACGGCCAGCGCAAGCAGGACGGCTCGTCCAAGACCATGATCTTCCCGATCAGCAAGCTGGTCTCGTACATCAGCGAGTTCATGACTCTCGAGCCTGGTGATCTTATCACCACCGGCACCCCGCCCGGCGTCGGCATGGGCCAGAAGCCCGAGCCCGTCTATCTTAAGGCCGGCGACGAGATCCGCCTGGGCATCGAGAAGCTGGGCGAGCAACGCCAGATCGTCGTGGCCTGGACCCAGGAAGGCGTGCAGTGA
- the rhmD gene encoding L-rhamnonate dehydratase: protein MSFPKIRAVRAYVVRGGGADYHDQGDGHWIDDHIATPMSRYPEYRQSRQSFGINVLGTLVVEIEATDGTIGFAVTTGGEPAAYIVEKHLARFLEGRDPAEVEKIWDQMYFSTQYYGRKGLVVNALSGVDLALWDLLGKLRQEPVYHLLGGKVRDELTFYATGARPDLAKQMGFIGGKMPLHHSPAEGEEGLRKNLEELATMRERCGEDFWLMFDCWMALDLNYATKLAHKAHEYGLKWIEEALSPDDYWGYRDLKKNAPKGMLVTTGEHEATRWGFRMLLEMECCDIIQPDVGWCGGMTEIIKISNLADSRGVLCIPHGSSVYSYHFVITRHNSPFAEFLMMAPKADEVVPMFHPQLIGEPVPVNGKLKLSDAPGFGVELNREVGLHRPYAR, encoded by the coding sequence ATGAGTTTTCCGAAGATCCGCGCCGTGCGGGCCTATGTCGTCCGGGGCGGCGGGGCCGACTATCACGACCAGGGTGACGGCCACTGGATCGACGATCACATCGCCACGCCGATGTCGCGCTACCCGGAATATCGCCAGAGCCGCCAAAGCTTCGGCATCAACGTGCTGGGCACGCTGGTCGTCGAGATCGAGGCCACCGACGGCACGATCGGCTTCGCGGTGACCACCGGCGGCGAGCCGGCCGCCTACATCGTCGAAAAGCACCTGGCCCGCTTCCTGGAAGGCCGCGACCCGGCCGAGGTCGAGAAGATCTGGGACCAGATGTACTTCTCCACCCAGTATTACGGCCGCAAGGGCCTGGTCGTGAACGCCCTCTCCGGCGTCGACCTGGCGCTGTGGGATCTGCTGGGCAAGCTGCGCCAGGAGCCGGTCTATCATCTGCTGGGCGGCAAGGTTCGCGACGAGCTGACCTTCTACGCCACGGGCGCGCGTCCGGACCTGGCCAAGCAGATGGGCTTCATCGGCGGCAAGATGCCCCTGCACCACAGCCCGGCCGAGGGCGAGGAAGGCCTGCGCAAGAACCTCGAAGAGCTGGCGACCATGCGCGAGCGCTGCGGCGAGGACTTCTGGCTGATGTTCGACTGCTGGATGGCGCTGGACCTGAACTACGCCACCAAGCTGGCCCACAAGGCCCATGAGTATGGCCTCAAGTGGATCGAGGAGGCCCTCAGCCCCGACGACTACTGGGGCTATCGCGACCTGAAGAAGAACGCGCCCAAGGGCATGCTGGTCACCACCGGCGAGCACGAAGCCACCCGCTGGGGCTTCCGCATGCTGCTGGAGATGGAATGCTGCGACATCATCCAACCCGACGTGGGCTGGTGCGGCGGCATGACCGAGATCATCAAGATCTCGAACCTGGCCGACAGCCGGGGCGTGCTCTGCATCCCGCACGGTTCGTCGGTCTACAGCTACCACTTCGTCATCACGCGCCATAACAGCCCGTTCGCCGAGTTCCTGATGATGGCCCCGAAGGCCGACGAGGTGGTGCCGATGTTCCACCCGCAGCTGATCGGCGAACCGGTGCCGGTCAACGGCAAGCTCAAGCTCTCCGACGCGCCTGGCTTCGGCGTCGAACTCAATCGCGAGGTCGGCTTGCACCGGCCTTACGCCCGCTGA
- a CDS encoding IclR family transcriptional regulator → MEQEASIKRGDADADGKPSGSQTLLRGLDVIEAVASGPIALTELAETLGLTRSTTHRLAAALVDRRMLTFRPREGYALGPKLLELGYAAREQMHLPQVARPHLELLSHATSDTVHLGILEGDLALYLDKVPGRRRVEIGSRIGERQPLSSTGLGKALILDLGEERWKQLFTAETGPRALGLPVWLERMRGYAAAGRAFDLEENEDQIRCVAAPIRGVDGQTVGAISLSSAAQYMDDARMEALSDDVRNTANAISRELGWSERATRKK, encoded by the coding sequence ATGGAACAAGAGGCGTCAATCAAGCGCGGCGATGCGGATGCGGACGGAAAACCGTCGGGCAGCCAGACCCTGCTGCGCGGCTTGGACGTGATCGAGGCCGTCGCCAGCGGTCCGATCGCCCTGACCGAACTGGCCGAGACGCTGGGCCTGACCCGCAGCACCACGCACCGCCTGGCCGCCGCCCTGGTCGACCGGCGGATGCTGACCTTCCGTCCGCGCGAGGGCTATGCGCTGGGGCCGAAGCTGCTGGAGCTGGGTTACGCCGCTCGCGAGCAGATGCACCTGCCGCAGGTCGCCCGTCCGCACCTGGAGCTGCTGTCCCATGCGACCAGCGACACCGTCCACCTTGGCATCTTGGAGGGCGATCTGGCCCTCTATCTGGACAAGGTGCCGGGCCGTCGGCGGGTCGAGATCGGCTCGCGGATCGGCGAGCGCCAGCCGCTGTCGTCGACGGGCCTGGGCAAGGCGCTGATCCTCGACCTGGGCGAAGAACGCTGGAAGCAGCTCTTCACGGCCGAGACCGGGCCGCGCGCCCTGGGCCTGCCGGTCTGGCTGGAGCGGATGCGCGGCTACGCCGCCGCCGGCCGCGCCTTCGACCTTGAAGAGAACGAAGACCAGATCCGCTGCGTCGCCGCGCCCATCCGGGGCGTCGACGGCCAGACGGTCGGCGCCATCAGCCTCTCCAGCGCCGCGCAGTACATGGACGACGCCCGCATGGAGGCGCTGTCGGACGATGTCCGCAACACCGCCAACGCCATCAGCCGCGAACTGGGCTGGAGCGAGCGGGCCACACGCAAGAAGTAA
- a CDS encoding SDR family NAD(P)-dependent oxidoreductase has protein sequence MLLKDKVVLVTGASGGIGKAAAIGCAQHGADVAINYHSDEAGAADAVREIQALGRRAIAVKGDVAEAASAPAFVQAAVEAFGKVDVFVNNAGICPFHSFLDMPAEVMERTMRVNLHGAYYMVQAAANQMVRQGHGGAIIAVSSISALVGGGMQTHYTPTKAGVNSLMQSTAIALGPYGIRCNAVLPGTIETAINKEDLADQKKRDYMAGRIPLGRLGQPDDLAGPIVFLASDLAKYVTGAALLVDGGAFVNLQ, from the coding sequence ATGTTGTTGAAGGATAAGGTGGTGCTGGTCACCGGCGCCTCTGGGGGCATCGGCAAGGCCGCGGCCATCGGCTGCGCCCAGCACGGCGCCGACGTCGCGATCAACTACCACTCGGACGAGGCGGGCGCGGCGGACGCGGTGCGCGAGATCCAGGCGCTGGGGCGTCGCGCGATCGCCGTGAAGGGCGATGTGGCCGAGGCCGCTTCCGCCCCGGCCTTCGTCCAGGCGGCGGTCGAGGCGTTCGGCAAGGTCGACGTGTTCGTCAACAATGCCGGCATCTGCCCGTTCCACAGCTTCCTGGACATGCCGGCCGAGGTCATGGAGCGCACCATGCGGGTCAACCTGCACGGCGCCTATTACATGGTGCAGGCGGCGGCCAACCAGATGGTCCGCCAAGGTCACGGCGGCGCGATCATCGCCGTCAGCTCGATCAGCGCCCTGGTCGGCGGCGGCATGCAGACGCACTACACCCCGACCAAGGCCGGCGTGAACTCGCTGATGCAGTCGACCGCCATCGCGCTCGGCCCCTACGGCATCCGCTGCAACGCGGTGCTGCCGGGGACGATCGAGACGGCGATCAACAAGGAAGACCTCGCCGACCAGAAGAAGCGCGACTACATGGCCGGCCGCATCCCGCTGGGCCGTCTGGGCCAGCCCGACGACCTGGCCGGCCCGATCGTTTTCCT